From the genome of Cognaticolwellia beringensis, one region includes:
- a CDS encoding NAD-dependent malic enzyme produces the protein MSDNPASNFLYIPHSGPALLETPLLNKGSAFTEVERKNFNLLGLLPPRYESIEEQVERAYMQYKSFDEPLNKHIYLRAIQDTNETLFFRLVQAHIEEMLPIIYTPTVGDACEKFSDIYRSSRGLFISYQDRHMIDDILRNATKGKVKVIVVTDGERILGLGDQGIGGMGIPIGKLSLYTACGGISPAYTLPVMLDVGTNNKKLLNDPMYMGAKHERIGQPEYDEFLDLFIQATQRRWPEVMIQFEDFAQPNAMPLLKRYRDTVCCFNDDIQGTAAVTLGTILAACRTRNTKLSEMKVAFVGGGSAGCGIAEMLIQQMCFEGLSDLAARKQIFMVDRYGLLTEGMADLRDFQSALQQPLSSLEDWNYSSEYPALIDVINCAKPDILIGVSGQPGLFTEHVVRSMKRHCERPIIFPLSNPSRQVEATPAQIIEWTDGEVVVATGSPFDPIIHNGKHIHVAQCNNSYIFPGIGLGVLACSARIISDEMLMAASNALADASPQAKDVNAALLPPMTNIGELSRNIAFAVAKVAMEQQLALPLTDEVLLEKIESNFWQAKYRSYKRVSI, from the coding sequence ATGAGTGATAACCCAGCTTCAAATTTTTTATATATTCCACATTCAGGCCCTGCTTTACTTGAAACTCCATTGTTGAATAAAGGCAGCGCATTTACTGAGGTAGAGCGAAAGAACTTTAACTTATTAGGCTTATTACCGCCTCGTTACGAGTCGATAGAAGAACAAGTTGAAAGAGCTTACATGCAATACAAAAGTTTTGATGAGCCATTAAATAAACATATTTATTTACGCGCGATTCAAGATACCAACGAAACCTTGTTTTTTCGCTTAGTTCAAGCTCATATAGAAGAGATGTTACCGATCATTTACACGCCAACGGTGGGTGATGCATGTGAAAAATTCTCCGACATTTATCGCTCTTCTAGAGGGTTATTTATCAGTTATCAAGACCGTCATATGATTGATGACATTCTTAGAAATGCGACTAAGGGGAAGGTCAAGGTTATCGTGGTAACCGATGGCGAACGAATTTTAGGACTTGGCGATCAAGGTATTGGTGGCATGGGAATTCCGATCGGTAAGCTTTCATTGTACACCGCCTGTGGTGGTATTAGCCCTGCTTACACCTTACCTGTGATGCTAGATGTTGGCACGAATAATAAAAAACTATTAAACGACCCTATGTATATGGGCGCTAAACATGAACGCATTGGCCAACCAGAATATGATGAATTTTTGGATCTATTTATTCAAGCTACTCAGCGCCGTTGGCCAGAAGTGATGATTCAATTTGAAGATTTTGCTCAGCCTAATGCCATGCCATTACTTAAGCGATATCGCGATACCGTGTGTTGTTTTAATGATGACATACAGGGCACAGCGGCGGTTACTTTAGGCACCATCTTAGCCGCTTGTCGAACGCGTAATACTAAACTTTCTGAGATGAAAGTGGCTTTCGTTGGCGGTGGTTCAGCCGGTTGTGGTATTGCGGAAATGCTTATTCAACAAATGTGTTTTGAAGGGCTAAGCGACTTAGCAGCACGTAAACAAATATTTATGGTTGACAGATATGGCTTGTTAACTGAAGGCATGGCTGATTTACGTGATTTCCAAAGTGCCTTGCAACAGCCGTTATCTTCGCTTGAAGATTGGAATTATAGTTCAGAATATCCAGCATTAATTGATGTGATCAATTGTGCCAAACCTGATATTTTAATTGGGGTATCAGGCCAGCCAGGTTTGTTTACCGAACACGTTGTACGCAGCATGAAGCGACATTGCGAGCGTCCTATCATATTCCCATTAAGTAACCCTTCAAGACAAGTTGAAGCGACACCAGCACAAATTATTGAATGGACCGATGGTGAGGTTGTTGTTGCAACGGGCAGTCCATTTGATCCAATTATACATAATGGTAAACACATTCATGTTGCTCAATGTAATAACAGTTATATCTTCCCAGGCATAGGTTTAGGTGTACTTGCTTGTAGTGCTCGCATTATTAGTGACGAAATGTTGATGGCGGCGAGTAATGCACTTGCAGATGCATCACCTCAAGCTAAAGATGTTAATGCCGCATTATTACCCCCAATGACCAATATTGGTGAACTTAGCCGCAATATCGCATTCGCGGTTGCAAAAGTAGCCATGGAACAGCAGTTGGCTTTACCATTAACTGACGAAGTTTTATTGGAAAAAATAGAAAGTAACTTTTGGCAGGCGAAATACAGATCGTATAAGCGAGTTTCAATATAG
- a CDS encoding DUF1428 domain-containing protein — MPYVDGFVIAVPTKNKSSYLKLAQEMAVIFKDHGALTIVENWGDDVPDGETTSFPMAVKCEANETVVFSWITWASKEARELGMKKVMADSRMNWDNMTMPFDGKRMIFGSFETILEK, encoded by the coding sequence ATGCCTTACGTCGACGGTTTTGTAATAGCAGTACCCACTAAAAATAAAAGCAGCTACCTAAAACTTGCCCAAGAGATGGCGGTTATTTTTAAAGATCATGGCGCCTTAACCATAGTAGAAAATTGGGGCGACGATGTCCCTGATGGTGAAACCACCTCGTTTCCTATGGCAGTAAAGTGCGAAGCTAATGAGACGGTAGTGTTTTCTTGGATCACTTGGGCTTCTAAAGAGGCAAGGGAGTTGGGCATGAAAAAAGTCATGGCAGACTCTCGCATGAACTGGGACAACATGACGATGCCTTTTGACGGCAAGCGGATGATCTTTGGCAGTTTCGAAACTATTTTGGAAAAATAA